TCATACACACAAGAGCATATGACTTGTGATTGTTGCCATAGTAATCTCCCTGAGGCACAAGGCAATTTTTAGGAGTAACTGCTATGGGCAACAGCAGCGCCTCAGTATTGCTGCTTTGATCAAATAGAAAACAGTTTTGCTAGAGCCCGGAAACATTTGAATAGATTTTGAACAAAATAGATTTTGACACTTGTGTCAATTTCCCACACTTTCTAATAATCAGCACTTCAATTAGAAGTTTAAGCACATCTTTCAGCcgtgcatttttattttaagagcTGTATAGCTGTATTAATTAAATGctggacatgtttttttttttgttattatgtcTTTTTAATCCGGCTTGCCCTAGTGTTGCACTACTGAATTTACAACCTTGGCTTGTGTTGCTTCCAGGGCCTGCTGTATAGGTCTACttatcaatcaatattttttacatattacGTATTGGGAAAGGAGTCGCTCATAGTGACAACCCCATAATTATCACcatttctgcagctgctgcattTAGCCTAATTTAGCTAatcttttttggttttatgacatATTTGCTGTTTGGTTTAGTCTCACTGTTCTCCTAAGTTATCGACTTGCTAAAGATGAAGATCCAGCAACTAAAAGTCCAATATTTCCGTCAACCCAAAGATAGATTGTAGGacacttttttgtggaaacCAAACCAGAGCTGAAAGGAGACTAAATAAATTGCATTTAAATTCATTCTTGTTAAAACTATAGCTTTAACTTTATGAGGCAATATTATGTCATAGCTATGCATTTGTCAGCTTGTTTCGGATTTCTTCTGCCCTCTGGTGGCCAAAAaatgattaatgcagctttaatacgGACCTTCCAACACCTGACCttagcaacaaaaataaatacatcacatGTTACTTTACTTTTGTTACTCAGCATCAGCTCTGTCAAAGTTTCCTTTAAACAAGTCAAAATCCTCCACACCCACGCACtgcatcttttgtatttatgtacaaatagaaaatgagacGTTTCTTGTTTAACAAACAAGCAGGATACAGTTTGGAAAGATTTACTGACGATCAAACAGCTAGTGTTAGCGTAGCCTCAGTGACTACACACAGTGCTCCAGAAGTCCCAACCTCAGCTGCACGATTCACACACCCTCTAATTCTGAACTAAACTAGCGTCAGGTGACTTCTAAATGTAGGTGTACCGTGTCTAAtgttagcaagccagctaagaacacacaacatgtgaaTAAGACGACTTCGGTCCGCTGAACGTAgctgatatcaaccctccattaatGCCAGTAAGGCAGCGAGCACACCAACCCCCAGGTGTAAAAGTAACGGAGCGTTACTGAgattagtaactgtaatttaattactgaatttcaaattgtaatcccttacactACTCATTACTGAAAAAGTAATTATATTTCTGTAACTGCCCAACACTGGGCCAAGTAACAAATGTTAACACTCAACAACGGCTAAGTTAAGGCTAATGCTAGCATTAAAGTAAAGGTCAGAGTGTTTGATACATACTTCCACCCAACAGATtgtttacaaccacaaacttaTGGCTAAAGTGAAGAATTTCTCAATATGGGAGAAATCTGTCTCATTGATAGACAGCTGAAGCTTTAACAtacaaagacatacacacacctgttcCGAGGTACAGGACGCTGTAGTGCTCGTCGTTGACGGCCAGGACGATGTCTgccacagtgtgtgtgatttggtcGTCTGTGGGGAGGTCAAGCGGAGCCACGCCGACGGGTCGGATCACATCCTCAATTTCTGGGTGGTATCTGATCACCCCAAGGTTTTTGATGTCATTGTGACCTCCTGCCGTCGAGTTTTTACGGACACACTGTGAGGAGAAACGGATTCAGACCAGGCTGGgcacttaaataaataaaatacccTTGGACACAAGAATTCAAAAATTGCCTCTCTTTTATTATCTCATGCCATTCAAAAACCTCAGTCTTTTCACCTCTGAAATAAAGGCTCATAAATGCTGAATAAAGATTCACAgtgctgtttttcttcagaTGGTTTgagtaaaaagaacaaaaagaactCGTTGGGTTTTCTTACCATCCCAGGGCGACTGCCAATGAATGGACTGCTGTAGCCCTTCAGTTTAGATGTGGAGAAGGCTTGGTCAATATCTTCGATGGAGTAGGCACAGATCACTGTTCTGCCCCTGAACAAAGGCATAGAGAAGAGTAATTACATCCATAGAGATCGTCTTTGGAGGACAGAGGATGTAAAATTATCCAGTAATTCATTATTCGTCTTTCCTGTCCTGTTAGTCCCTTCAGAGTTAGCTTGTGACCCCTCGTCGGAGCCCAACTCAGAGGTTAAGGGTCACTGCTCTAGGGGCCTCTGAGGGGTATATGCCACTATTTTAGAGTGACACTGGAACTgttcatttttgacatttttaaccCTGTGTTATTGTGTGCATGTTATAATTGTGACCCAAGAAAGGACTGCAGAGGAAATTATCCTTGTATAGTAACATCATATGGCAGCATTTATATTTAGAATTGTAAATTGTCTcttacaaatatattaaaagttaaaaatgtctgttttgccAGGGCAGAGGGGATATTAATGTTAGTCCTTCTGGCTTTGTTAACtgcttttttttgcaataaCTTCACAACTCACGAATACATGAGTAAAATACgggaaaaatgcaaaaattagTTACTCTTGTATGATAGATGTATGACCTGCAaacttaaacataaaaataatacatacagtagaacACATATAACATAAATGTGTACTTCACTTGAAGTAGCTGAAAATTATATAGTATCTATGTGCATAGCAGTatgaaaactgtattttgtaattAAAGATGCACAAAATGtaatacaaatataatacatttGACATTGATTGTAAACAGGATTTCTTTTGGTAAACGACAAGACACTAATGCAGTAATTTTGGCAACGTCCTCCTGCAGAAAATTACACCACAATCTGTTCTTTACTCTGTATTCTCTTCTGTATTATCAGATGTATCATCAGACAGCTGATACTGTTGGAACATGACTTGCAAACTTTGTGAACTTCTATTTGTTCAGATTCTTATTCCCACAGAAAACTGCTGTAACAGTTTAAATGAAGTGGAAACTAATACTGACAAGATACTTTCTATTCCTGTTCAAATAagaaacttgtgtgtgtgtgtgtacattgtgtgtctgtgcgtgtcaGAAGCAGCAGTTGATATGTGGTGTGAACTGCTCGGTGGGTGGATGAGTGTCAGTTACTGTTAGTCTTTACTTTTTCcttatttctctgtttgttcCACTGTTTCAACATTTAAAACCGCTCCATGCTATTACCTACAATTTATTCATAAAGTTATCTAATCTTTCAGACAAAATTACAACACAAACTCTGCATGAAAATGAATTTCATATCATTTAGATAATATAATGATACTGGAGATTATCTTTGAATATTTGATAAATTGTAAAATCCTGAAAGTTATCTGCTCATTTCCCTTATTACTGCCGTTCAGACAAAAACTTGACAGGTGTAATATTATCATAGTCTTATTTAAAAGATGTCTgataaaattacattcataagTGTATAATGTCCACAGCCAATGGGTGTCCTTTGTCTGGCTGGTATTAGCTTATCACACTGGTACTGTAATGACACTATGTGATGTCGGTATTATGTTATATTCTGTCAAAACATGTGATGACACAGCAATTGGACAAGCAATAAACTATTAAGCAACACATTAATGGTCAAAGAATATTAAAAATTAGCCTAGTGGTTTCCAAACTGCTTTTGACACACTAAATGTTCTTTATGTCAACTATTatcctaataataataagaataattcATGTACTACTACTGCAATAAATGtgttgggatttttttttttatcaacgcACTTCATCAAAATGttcatatactgtgtttgttgCATCATCCTAACCCATAATTAGACTGCTTTGAACATCTACAGttcaaaagaaaaagcaaaagtgaGATAAAAGTCTGAAGGACCTCATTACCCATAAATCATATTAAATCTATGTTAATAAATTGCTTAgcatcaaacagaaacatgaaacaaagCATGCAACACAACAAAGCTtccttgttcttttttcttttatattttatatctaaaataactaaagaaaaacaactttaaagtGACATTTCCATTTGGCCAATTTAAGTGTTTCAATTTAAGCTCACCATGCGTTGGAAAACAGGCCGTACATGACCCCGGCTCTCTTGTCCTGAGCTGTCAGCACCACCGCCTGCTTCATGTTGTTGTACTGCTGCTGAGTGTTTCCTGCGCCGCACATCACCCGAGCCTTCATGAAGGTGGTCCATGAGTCCGCCAGCAGGGCTTTAATGCCCCCTTCATCCACCTGGAAATGATggacaacatttaaaaaaaaaaaaggggggctTTGACATTAAAATCATGATGGGGCTGCTTTGTGTCCTCCTGCTTTCTTGTAGagacttagatgagaagattgatgtcactctcatgtttgtgaGGTAAGCTActgccagcagccagttagcttagcttagcatataTTTACTGGACAAACATGGGAGTGgcatcttttcatctaactcttagcaagaaagtgaataatcatttttgtccaaatataaaaaatgaatgtctCGTTTAACTTCTGATAAGAGAGGAAATATAATCATAATTAGGAAATTAAGATATTCCACAAATGCCTTAGAGAGATAACCCATCACACTGAAACTTTCCGCCGGAGGGAATCTGCTTTTATCATTTATCTTCTGGCTGTTGTTATCTTTGAGATTAATTTCAAGATGAATTATGAAGGTAAGTCGTGAATCACAACGggcagcaggttttttttggctttgacAGCTGACTGGGAAACACCTGCTTTGACATCACTGGGATGTGTTaagagcagtgcagcagcagtttgaaCTTCGAAGCATTTACTCCTTTAGTCTGCATATTACCAGTTCACTTAATTTAAAACGTCCATGCCTCTGACAATGATTCGAACTAAATCTGAGAAGCTTTTTGATCTGATCGCTCAGATTTCATGGATATCATGCAATGTGATGAGAGCTTGCAGCAGTAGTTGGAAGGTTGGAAATCATGGCTTTAAACTCATGCTAGGAACACTGAGATTTTTACCGTGCAGATTCGACCGATGCGGGCTCTGTAAGGCTCCTCGTCCACTCTGGCTGTCTTGTTGATCTCGCTGAAGAAGAAGTAGATCTCCTCCTTGAACTTTAGCGAAGATGGGATTATGGCCGCACCGGCAAACTGCGGATCTATGTGATGAGATTTAAACACTGAGATATCTTCACTTTGTTTCCGATTTATCTTCAAGACATCTCTCAGGTCAAGCAATATAGCAAGTGTAGTCTTATTGCGTTTGATTGCATCACCTTTCTTGTGGTGTATAATTGGCTGATTTGTGCTTTGTTCTCTATTCAATACAACATGGAGTTGCTAATTACCATAAACAAAATGACTACAATATGAATACACCTACATGTTATTCTTCCCATGGCAATGATAGTGGATGATTTACACCAACCAATATCTCCATATTCATTGCTCTAAACCTGTACGGTTGCTGCATGACACTCCTACTCACTCAGCAGCCAAACGTTCTCGGTCTTCAGGAGTTTCTGGGAGCCAAATGTACGACGGATCGAGCCGGCATGACCTCCCACCGACGACATAGCGGAATACAGACTCCCATCTGAGACAGCGAGGgaagaagatggagaggagaacaGAGGGTGAACAGtaggtaaaaaaagaaaaggcaggCAGTGAGCGTGATGGATAGGTGGAAGGTTGAAAGGTAGAGGAAGAGAGATTGGAGCGACACAGAGGGGGGTTGACTGAagcagaaggagaggaagataCAGAAAGtgaacattaaacacaaaaggagagtgaagacagaaaaaaggaggCCCAGGAGGCCGAAGACAGAATAAAAATCAGGGGagcagaagagaaaaaggagagcaAGAGCAAAGAAGACATCAAAGCAGAATAGCTGTCTGCACCGACGAGCAGCTACCAATCAGAAAATTCCTGCAACCCTACTTAGTGCGCTTGAATTCATGGCAGTAACATCTTAATTAGAAGAGATTCGTTATTAGAATTCTGCTAAACTCAAGCCAGTTCCTTGCTTCAACAATTGATCCCCTTCTGAACGAGCATTCCCGCAGCACAAACTCCCCTCTCACTGATTCCAGTGTCTTAACAAACAATCCATCTACATTAGATGCAGATGGATTGTCAATTTGTCCGTTCTTTATCATGCGGTGTGACTATACTGAAAGGTGGTTTTAATTCGGAACATCTCTATGTAGTTAATTTGACTCTGCGCTGCTCAATAATCACATAATTAGGAGTAGCGTTCCCTGCAGAGAGGAGCAAGGCACTAAAGCTCTATGTAGTGATCTGGTGAAATGGATCAATTACTACCTCAACATTTGCCTTTGGTTGAGTCCAACAGAGCTGCATTTGCAACACATAACATTTCGTTAGCTTAAGGTATCACCTCTTTATGTGATAACACATCGTTGTGTCACAAAACAAACCCACTATGgctactagggatgtgcagaaggtatttgtatttgtatttgcattcgAATAAaggtggaaagaggcttaaaaatcctgtttttgtttttattaggcttttaattttagaaaattaaagtcttacgataagtgttcatgaagcatgtgtcagtagctcagctttatctctgggaaacaccctcaactccgggagtgatgtccaaattaggaaatgtgcgtcatgtagcaggtggatgtgactcccctcattgagacctgctgacagacTTACCAGTGGAGCAGgcgacagagactgagatagtgatgtaaccgacctgcgcgctggtgtttgacttgttttttccccgaaaacaaatcatttttaaaatatttgtatgaaacaaatatttgtaaaaaccccactatttgtgctttgcagaataacgtatttgtattcgggcacacccctaatggCTACTAGAGCTGTTTTACTTTGATGACAAAACAATGAGCATTGTGATGGCCACTAGTACTGACAATGACCTGTAGGATGTACGAGACAGTCAGTCGTCTGTGGATGTTAAAATGCATCCAGATATACAGTTAATAGAAATATGGTTATATAAACCTTGACACTGGAGAGTAATGGCAGTAAAGAAAGCCTGAAGGCATCACCGGTTCGTAAAAATGGTTTGATTTTATTACGTTTCTTTCAGAAAAACAATTTTCCTTGTTACAAAGACCCTTAAAAAGTATTGCTTCTTTTTTTAGTCTCCAGCAGCTAGATAAACTTCTGCCTGAATTCTTTCTGAATCTGTTTAGTGCAGTCAGTGGTGCAACAGCTCAATGACAGATGGTTGAGGCTTCATGTTTGGCACTCAGGGGGAGTGTGTTGCTCTTCCAAAGGTTTCCTCATtcgtttttccttatttgaggGTCTAAGGTCATGTTCAGACCAACATTAGCCCTTCCCTGAAAAAAACGCAGCCCTCTCATTCAGCCCTCCTAAAATGCAGGGTCATCACAAAAAAGTTGAAACTTGCTCAAACTGTGACGTCAAGGTgcattggccaatcacatacatgcaagtggACATTCCTGGTgtattactttgtaacatgaactccgtatttctactgtttacgCTGCAATCGTCCAGGGAAACACTCTAAATAGTTGCCACTGTAATTACTTTGCAGAGATGTAAAATCCCGTCTATAAGTCTCATaaaccactgtgcagtgttttggcatctgattaGCCTTTAAACTGTTCATCAAACTGGAGttcctggatcgtatttcattgcCTCAGTGTCTTCCTTTGCTTGTATTAAATCATGAAgcatctgtttttgtctttgtgatttgtgattatGTCTTCTCTACACTTTCTCTTTGTAAGGTTGTATTAACTCTTGCAAACATGCACGCTCGTTACCTGTAGGCAAGCTGATGGACCTCTGGGAAGGGTAGGGCGGTGAGATGTCAGAGGCCGACGCGATTTGCCCATTGCCCTGGACGTCAGTCAGCACAGTGTCATTTACCTGCAAGGAGAGGGAGTAGACATTTGAGCCTCCAGTTCATTCCAGTTCCAATTATCTTTGTGTTACCGTATAGAATTTGTTATCCATTATCTGTTTGGGGTCACAAATTCGTTACTGAGTGAAGATGTCCTCCAATGCAATGAGTAACTTCCAGCTTTCATCAAACCAACAGAGGAATTAAGtgagcaaataaataaatgctaattTCAATCGATCTTGAGATTGTTCACACTCGAGGAGCAGCAGCCAAAGTAGCATTCAATAAATAATGGGACATTTGCGGTTGCTGCAGAAGAATATACGACAGCATTGAATTGGATTTATCTGAGGTAATTCTTACCAGCATCCAGCATCTGGGGCTTCCAGCGTTGGTCCCACATACTATGAATGTGTCATTTACTTTCTGAATGACCGTGATGAAATTATCACATTCCagctgtgagagaaagagagcacgGGTGAGACAAAGAACAGAAAATGAGGCAGATGCATacaggcaaaaaaacaaaaatacaccgCTTGGCAGAGGGATTATGGATGCATAGAGACAAGAAGCAAAAGAGGGTAAAACAGTGGGccaaagagacagaggacaTGTGAATAAGTGATTTTTCACATATCAGCAGAGAAAGAGCACaaaggaagaaggaaaacaaGAGTATGACCAAGAAGATcgagaaaaacaaacaggaggaagagagggaggtagAATAGAGGGATAGAGAAACAAAGCAAGAGTACGACACAAAACAgattacaagagaaaaaaaagaattgctCAGAGAGAGATTTAAGAAAAATTGGAAGTGCTCCATGCTAGGAACGTTTTTGGCAGAAGGCACACAGGAGGCTTAGCCCTGCAGTACAGCACTGCAACACTCCATATGCATCACTTATTTATTAAGTACAGAAAATAGTACTGCCATTCCCAAGACAATTATGGATGTAGTATGAAAATGAATGCTGAGTACAACATTCAGGGGTAAATTCTGGTTTTGAAGTTGCAGCAATGTTCACACTTAATCAAGTTTATTGTAGTGCGCCTTTCAAAAAGTGCATCATGGAaaacaatgaacacaaaatCTGATGGGAACAGCGTTAGTTAAAAGAGAAGACGGAGGAAGTACATTGCTAGGTCCAAAAAACACAGGGCCACAGcttgtttaagtgtgtgtgggtggatatGTAGGCAGATGGGTAGGTGGTAGGTAGGTGGGCTGagattatacatatatatatatatatatatttttttttttttgtttgtttgtttttattttatatgttttatgcaAGATTCTTTGCAAGTTACTTTCTATAATTCTGTTGAAAAAGAATTTTAACATGACGGCAAAGGTTTTTTAGGCTGTCCACACTTCTATAAGGGCTGTTCAGAACTAGAGTAGAGTAGAATTAGGTTTAAAGGACAGGGTCACAACATTttaagtctatcttaaaacaacagatgCCCAtatgaagagtgaaagaggttttcctcgctgtaatcattcttcctgttcatacgggctattaaaagatccccttcaaatgtactTTTAGTGTTAGCGATGGAGGCCAAAAACCACACAGTGTGTGTCCAcactgtcattttgtgcaaaaatgcatttcaaggtttatctgaagcttatatgaggtttcagcagactgagttagtcatatcaagatatctgccacatttacagtctttttagtatccaattccctctttgtgtttccctgttgagctgcggtggaagtatagtaacaaaaagagggactttggcactaaaaagactgtaaggttgaaagatatctacttgattttaCTAATTCgaatggctgaagcttcatattagcttctgatcaatttttaaatacatttttgcacagaaggacagaaggaggactgtgaatttttgtcccccatcacttacattgtaagtgcattatgaagggatcttctaatggttgGTATGAACAAGAGGGAATGATTACGGCAAGAAAAActgttcatttgttcattttcaatgttcatatCAGGCTTCGGGTGCACACACAATACTGCTAATTAGATTAATTGTTGGTTTGCACATGAGATTTagtaagaataataaaaatatagaaaattgccagccatatcctttaagggTAGGCttaaagacagacaaaagacTAACAGAATGCTATCTGGCAAAATAACAGACGACTCTGAGTTGTTGTGGACATGTCTTACTGGAGCGAATAGttgatgtcatcatcaaactAATGTCTTCTTCAGTAATTTGAATTTGATTGGACATATTTTTTAGATGCATTGTGCTGCATTGTTTTACTGCACTGGTAGGCAAGAGGCTTTCAATACTGCTAATGAATAATGCTCATTAGAACACCAGCCCACTAATCCTGGGAATAACCTGGATGAAGACTTGTGGGGTTAAAGTATAGGATTAGCTTTAAATAAGGTTAACATTGTGCTCTTGTTATGTTCAAGCTGACCTTTACTTGCAATTACTGTAATTGCTTGTTGGGCTAAGCATTGGAAAAATTGTATGTGGTCCAGACAAATTGAAGTTGAGGTACAGTCCAAAAACATTCTGGTCTCAAATTAGGTGTTCTACCTTATGTTAACCTCTTATCCCCATTTCACTCCAGGGGTAATTTTGTCCACAAACTCAGCGCCTGTCTGTCACTGAAGGATATTGCCTCCTGTCCTTCATTCTCCTTCCCAGCGCCATTGGCTTTATTGGGGAAGATTTAGTATGTCACTCAGGATATTCTCATTTTCCACCATCTGTCAGTGCCAGACTCTCTGGAAGATTTAGCTCTGTTTGTGTGGAAAAAGTCCCCCTCTTTGTTCTGTGCCATAACACCTTtttatgcatgcacacaacTGTGGTGGGTTTAAGCTTAGACATGGGTGGCAAAATAAATGATACAATTCTAAGCCAATTCAAAAAAAGGAGTGCTTTAGTCAATGAAGTCCTCGTGACAAAATGCTCATGGTTACCACAAAAGACTCCAGTTGACATTTTGCCTTTACAGAGCCTTACAGCACATTATTAAAATAGGAATAAACTCCATTGTTAAACCTGACTACAGTTTCAAAGCCAGAAAGATATTGCTGGACTGGAGATGAAAGCAACTGATGGGCTTCTAGCAGCTGTGTGTAGCCTCTGGTATGGGACAGCTGCAGTAAATCTAGCTTTCAAAGCTAATGCTATAAACAAGTGGATCAGCTTCGCTTGTCAGCACTCGGACTCTAGCCCAGTGGGGGTGTGTTGTACAACaacatcctgttttattttccactgCCATCTAACAAAATTCCAATTAGATATCTGCAGATGTGTCACTGTGAAAGAATCGGAGACCTAAGACTCCTGATCATGGAAGCATTAAGAGAACTGGTTGGCGTTCCAAAATGGTGTCCCATTCGTCCCAATGACAGTTGCTcaacatttgctttttgttgTACCCAATGGCTCAAATTGTGATAACACAACACAGGATGTTTGTGACCATTTCTTCTGTAATGATTATGTATTTTTGTGCCAGTTTGCATCATGTGACCTGCAATGTCAATGACTGTGGACCAAAATTGCCACAGTCCAGTTCTGTTGGGCAGATGTTCACATAGACACTTGCAGACATGAGAACTTGATTTAAATAATGGGGTCCACATACACAGATATTGTCCTTAAGTGTTAACATTGCCACACTACTGGCATGGAGTGAGGTAGGTAATATTTCTAGCTAAGTACTAAATTTGGCCAAGTAGAATGTAAATCAATTGATTGTTAATTATCTTTCTTGCTATAGAACAAATGCAGATTTTGGTCCTGAGTATAAATGGAGAATTAGTTTCAATAATCTTTCCTGTAATGCCTGTAATTATACAACTGCATTAattttgaatgtatttaatCATGTAAAATAGTAGAAATGGTCATGATATTTAAAGTACAACCTTTAAATACCAAGATATCCTATTCTTTTCAaatcttttttgacatttttggatttCTTTATTCCATATTATCATGGAGCTGTATCCTGTACTTCTTAAGATTATTCATCTGAGCGTTCAAACACTTGGCTGAAGCTTTCCAATATTCTTGACTCATTTCAGTTTGAATATTGTATTGAGCCATTGTCTCGGTCTCTCTGTGGAATCTGATTGAAATAAACGCTGCAATTATCAACAACTCACTCGTCTGtgcattatttgtttgtttgctttgagGTAAAGATGTCCTCCGTGTAATTTTATGTTATCTCCATAAATTAGCATTTTCATAGTATTTGTTATGTCATTAtatgttttacagtgtttatttatgtggtCTCTTTGGTCCCATCACTTTGGAAGAAAAATTAACATGAACCTATAAGCTAAATAACTggattaaaagattaaaatggaATATTGCAGCACTAACCTCACCGTAGTGCGACTGCAGATGATGAGGATGATCGTGATGATGACAAACAGGATGATATCGATGATAATACACTGATGAAAGAGGAGAATGATGCGCAGAAGGTGCTGACAGTAAGAATGAGTTTCTACCTCGAGTGGTGCAGCCTTTGCCTTGCAGGTATCAATTGCAGTCTGATCAGATGCCGCTGGGATCTGTGGGAGGAAGGACTGTTTAGTTTGTGCCAAGTTCTTTCACACAGCTCTTTTTCAGCATGAGAGAACTTGTGACCcttgtgctgcagctgctaaaACACAGtcctcacacacaaaaacatccaCCTCGTTAGCTATCACCGCTCTGTGATGTTCACCATATTCCAGGTGTACTTTTGTCATTCAACTTTGTGATTTACCTTTTTGTAGTACCTCTGCTTTCCATCAACCTGCCTCCTGTACTTCACATTTCCCAG
This sequence is a window from Thunnus thynnus chromosome 10, fThuThy2.1, whole genome shotgun sequence. Protein-coding genes within it:
- the si:ch211-113g11.6 gene encoding semaphorin-7A, encoding MNSFILLSLFATIVAGKSPRLKFVVHEPSRFHFNKPENYISMYHQEGSDTLYVGGQAMIYIVQFTNRGVRDLQIPAASDQTAIDTCKAKAAPLELECDNFITVIQKVNDTFIVCGTNAGSPRCWMLVNDTVLTDVQGNGQIASASDISPPYPSQRSISLPTDGSLYSAMSSVGGHAGSIRRTFGSQKLLKTENVWLLNPQFAGAAIIPSSLKFKEEIYFFFSEINKTARVDEEPYRARIGRICTVDEGGIKALLADSWTTFMKARVMCGAGNTQQQYNNMKQAVVLTAQDKRAGVMYGLFSNAWGRTVICAYSIEDIDQAFSTSKLKGYSSPFIGSRPGMCVRKNSTAGGHNDIKNLGVIRYHPEIEDVIRPVGVAPLDLPTDDQITHTVADIVLAVNDEHYSVLYLGTEQGKVLKVLHTSEGVFIISQYSMFHNEGPVLNMAIDSQKGHLYVATAMEVQRLPLADCGRYGDTCRECILSRDPYCGWDRARRKCIAIPPGYNVTTGALIQNLDHSNSSVCGEAAALKLRRTSPREVMVQSNTSIFLPCPVHSFHATYRWEKDNCAKNYPCLFSGDFCVLGPVVDTPLKEGVFRCMATEDGFKVEVISFRLVNDGRLLAASLASTLGPSLLLAVATLWLH